A genomic segment from Fusarium fujikuroi IMI 58289 draft genome, chromosome FFUJ_chr04 encodes:
- a CDS encoding related to lethal(2) denticleless protein, giving the protein MSSDGPDTLPTPASSSRPKGTPSITPRRFNRFWQPRQFQTQPLPKFRTALGSLDEFDTNQQPISPQSLFHSDPILPSSPSDRFQDESRKRKLQAEASGDEAVFKRPTLNLDDMPPLRFRATTTTSTSSNTLPGYDNETQVSESQISLESLDSYRRATLSNFFKTSRGVARTPKKSPFLVDTPSITEEPQPDNELANYAPRPIRKFGDRGVASQLLNREHGLGYSTGQTYLHTPACDPRTETARFHSRCIDSYECLTPSGGRTIPFCLTSTHNAPVTAVGDEEGCVRFFDTSPNDDPNEEKDLGVHSVHDNAIWDMDFSQDDMRLATTAGDAALVMDVTTKSIAARLADGHYNSTRQIAWQKGQSTGNVLTTSDKAGRIRLWDLRCPHSHVRSFSTISSSETGRRTVAVRDETIRPFQASTVNTLDNTHERTAHGKTSPASVTAIQWLPAGREHLLLSASEAEAVVKLWDLRYINRRHQEKSTPLSATAVPSNHAWRSYGITSLSLSSDAARMYAVCKDNTIYAYSMAHLMLGHAPELKDLATKRRPIEAQGLGPLYGFKHDSFAARTFFVKCRIRPKGLSHSSDLLAVGSSESSVVLFPTDERYLRSACAQRAHLLDPPGSALTPSRSFSSAAGAEPTSSTIPIFRNGTALVHGHQREVSNVSWSYDGKLVSASDDSIVRQWQEDEGRARYLRQIGDFGGERYMAGWADVGSDWDDEDDE; this is encoded by the exons ATGTCCTCCGATGGCCCAGATACTCTTCCAACGCCTGCATCATCGTCACGACCAAAAGGGACGCCCTCGATAACGCCTCGCCGCTTTAATCGTTTCTGGCAACCAAGACAGTTTCAGACTCAGCCGTTGCCAAAGTTTAGAACTGCTCTTGGGAGCTTGGACGAGTTTGATACTAACCAGCAGCCCATTTCCCCCCAATCTCTTTTTCATAGTGATCCTATTctaccttcttctccaagtgATAGATTCCAGGATGAATCACGGAAGAGGAAGCTTCAGGCCGAGGCTTCGGGTGATGAGGCTGTCTTCAAGAGGCCAACATTGAACTTGGATGATATGCCACCACTTCGATTCCGTGCCACCACAACTACCTCTACCTCAAGCAACACACTTCCCGGCTATGATAATGAAACCCAAGTGTCAGAAAGTCAAATTAGTCTGGAGAGTCTTGATAGCTATAGAAGAGCTACCCTG AGCAAtttcttcaagaccagccGTGGAGTTGCTCGAACTCCTAAAAAGTCACCCTTTCTCGTTGATACACCCAGCATCACCGAGGAACCTCAACCTGATAAC GAGCTAGCCAACTACGCACCTAGACCAATCCGAAAATTCGGCGATAGGGGCGTTGCATCACAATTACTCAACCGTGAGCATGGACTTGGATATTCAACCGGCCAGACATATCTTCACACTCCAGCATGCGACCCTCGAACCGAGACTGCAAGGTTTCACAGCCGCTGTATCGATTCTTATGAATGTCTAACTCCTAGTGGCGGCCGCACCATCCCCTTCTGCCTTACAAGCACTCACAATGCCCCCGTGACGGCTGtcggtgatgaagaaggttgtGTTAGGTTCTTCGACACTTCTCCAAACGATGATCCCAACGAGGAAAAGGACTTAGGCGTTCACTCTGTTCATGACAATGCCATCTGGGATATGGACTTTTCCCAAGATGATATGCGTCTTGCGACTACAGCTGGTGACGCAGCTCTGGTCATGGATGTTACGACCAAGTCTATTGCTGCCAGACTCGCAGATGGCCATTATAACTCGACTCGGCAGATTGCTTGGCAGAAAGGCCAATCCACTGGCAATGTATTGACAACATCAGACAAGGCTGGTCGAATTCGACTCTGGGATTTGAGGTGCCCTCATTCTCATGTGAGAAGTTTCTCAACAATCAGTAGCAGCGAGACAGGTCGTCGAACCGTTGCTGTTCGAGATGAGACCATCAGACCATTCCAGGCCTCGACCGTGAACACTCTTGACAACACCCATGAGCGTACTGCCCATGGTAAGACCTCTCCTGCTTCTGTTACTGCAATCCAATGGCTTCCTGCTGGTCGTGAACACCTTTTACTCTCGGCTTCtgaggctgaagctgttGTCAAGCTCTGGGATCTTCGGTATATCAACCGTCGTCACCAAGAAAAGAGCACGCCTCTCTCAGCTACCGCCGTGCCCTCCAACCACGCCTGGCGTTCGTATGGTATCACCTCTCTGTCTCTCAGCAGTGATGCCGCCCGTATGTACGCAGTGTGCAAAGATAATACCATCTACGCTTACTCCATGGCTCATCTCATGCTTGGCCACGCTCCTGAGCTCAAAGACCTTGCCACTAAGAGGAGACCCATCGAAGCCCAAGGCCTAGGGCCTCTTTATGGTTTCAAGCATGACTCTTTCGCAGCACGAACATTTTTTGTCAAGTGCAGAATAAGACCCAAGGGCCTCTCCCACTCATCCGACCTCCTTGCAGTGGGTAGCTCTGAGTCTTCGGTCGTGCTCTTCCCCACAGACGAGCGGTATCTTCGATCTGCTTGTGCCCAGCGCGCTCACCTCCTTGATCCACCTGGATCTGCACTTACACCCTCACGCTCGTTCTCATCTGCCGCAGGCGCTGAACCCACCTCCTCCACAATCCCCATCTTCCGCAATGGCACAGCTCTTGTCCATGGCCATCAACGCGAAGTTTCAAACGTCAGCTGGAGTTACGATGGCAAATTAGTCAGCGCGTCTGACGATTCTATCGTACGTCAGTGGCAGGAGGACGAAGGCCGGGCTCGGTACTTGAGACAAATTGGAGATTTTGGTGGTGAGCGATACATGGCGGGCTGGGCTGATGTGGGTAGTGActgggatgatgaagatgatgagtaA